One Pyxicephalus adspersus chromosome 3, UCB_Pads_2.0, whole genome shotgun sequence genomic window carries:
- the RPS3A gene encoding small ribosomal subunit protein eS1 has product MAVGKNKRLTKGGKKGAKKKIVDPFSKKDWYDVKAPAMFNIRNLGKTLVTRTQGTKIASDGLKGRVFEVSLADLQNDEVAFRKFKLITEDVQGKNCLTNFHGMDLTRDKMCSMVKKWQTMIEAHVDVKTTDGYLLRLFCVGFTKKRNNQIRKTSYAQHQQVRQIRKKMMEIMTREVQTNDLKEVVNKLIPDSIGKDIEKACQSIYPLHDVYVRKVKMLKKPKFELGKLMELHGEGGGTGKPTGDDTGAKVERADGYEPPVQESV; this is encoded by the exons ATGGCAGTCGGCAAGAACAAGCGGCTGACTAAAGGCGGCAAGAAAGGTGCCAAGAAGAAGAT cgtCGACCCCTTTTCCAAAAAAGATTGGTACGATGTCAAGGCACCAGCAATGTTCAATATCCGCAACCTTGGAAAGACTTTGGTTACAAGGACACAAGGAACCA AAATTGCATCTGATGGTCTTAAAGGCCGTGTGTTTGAGGTGAGCCTTGCTGATCTGCAGAATGACGAAGTGGCCTTCCGTAAATTCAAGCTGATTACTGAAGATGTTCAGGGCAAGAACTGTCTTACCAACTTCCATGGCATGGACCTGACCCGTGACAAGATGTGCTCCATGGTCAAGAAATGGCAG ACCATGATTGAAGCTCATGTTGACGTGAAGACCACAGATGGCTACCTGCTCCGCCTCTTCTGTGTCGGATTCACTAAGAAACGTAACAACCAAATTAGAAAGACTTCATATGCCCAACATCAGCAAGTCCGCCAGATTCGCAAGAAGATGATGGAAATCATGACTCGGGAAGTCCAAACTAATGACCTGAAGGAGGTTGTTAACAAGCT gatcCCAGACAGCATAGGCAAAGACATTGAAAAAGCCTGTCAGTCCATCTACCCTCTCCATGATGTCTATGTCCGTAAGGTCAAGATGTTGAAAAAGCCAAAATTTGAGC TGGGTAAACTCATGGAGCTGCACGGAGAGGGTGGCGGTACTGGCAAGCCAACAGGAGATGATACAGGCGCCAAAGTCGAAAGGGCTGATGGATATGAACCCCCTGTGCAGGAATCTGTTTGA